The Manduca sexta isolate Smith_Timp_Sample1 chromosome 9, JHU_Msex_v1.0, whole genome shotgun sequence genome segment aatgatgttgcaatttaatcaaaagttTATCTTTTTAAACGGTTGTATGAAGGTTTTAACATTAGATGTTCCCTAATGACTCAGTTacctagtaaaattatttttttatttttgtatcagtAATATAGTGgatagtggcgaaaggtgacattttcTAAAAGAgatcccgacacaacatataggtactaatatgtatgtatgtggtttgcaaatcgttctaatgatatttagattctacataaggAGAAGCCGAGAGGAATCTGGTTATACAGACCTTACACTACTGATAGTGGAAACTATGTAAgaagttattataaataggtTTATACGTTTGTCCGAGaaataattgcttttaattCCAATTTTGCGTACCACTATAAATGTTATACGTTTTGTTCCcagtttattgtataaataataacagatatttatcgtaaataatttttattatataattattttatttccaccgttatttaataaatgattgaaatttataattaaacggcTTGAGGAAACgaaacgcgtaaattaaaaaaaaacaggtataatcaaaaataatatatcaatgcagggtttaataaaattactttttcaaCTTGAAATAAAgatgactaaaataaaaactcttgCAATCCTTTAAAAAGTCTGAAGATGTTTGACACAATCAcaattgtaacaattttatgttACCTAATATGTGGATAATGGTGTGGGTGtatgttattatatacatttagtttaagattattttctaatatttcttgacaTACCGTTAATTGTCGTTAAtccttagaaataaaaaaaatatatatcgttcTATTTAGTTGCATCTGATTCCGACGGCGTCTTGTATTAGTCTCCATGGTCCCTGCCTATTTGGAATAAATGACACTAAACGCAATAATCATAAAAACTATACTAAAAACATTCACAAATCATAAAGTAACACTaggaaaatgtttatatatggAAACGctacaaaaagtttttatatataaatcaatCAGACGTCAGGTTCGCGCGAAAACCAATGCCTttatacattttcaataaaattcacACCGCTGTTAACACTATAgagtttgaaatataatttaatatgcttTAAGGTCGCGAGCGGGGTTCACTTTTAATGAAATGTAGAATCGCGTTAAGCGTCTTAAGTAGCAAAGAATTATGAATACTCTTTAAAGTTCAAgacttctaataattttatgttttgaaacGTTTTCTTAGGTTATTTAATAAGTTGAGCCTTCTTGTAAACTCATACTGTTCGATAGTCGTATACAAGTTTATAATGTAAAGAGAAGTccagaaataatttaacttaatgTTGACTCCCTGACGAACGTGTTTActtacgaataaaaaataatatcggcGGTAATAGCTCTACCGCACAGTCGCTCTCCTTTGAGagccttataaatataaaataacatgtatCGGCCTATTAAAAGTTGCCTAATTAGTTGACCATTCGCTAGTTCTATTCTCAGAACAGTACTTTGATGAGGATAATGTGTGCAAAGTATAAACAAAGTTTAAATAAGTTTGTGCTGATCCGCGTAACTACAAATATAGCAGCACAAGTTGCGGCAGTACAAAAAGTTTCGCTAAACTAGGAGCGGGCGCGAGTAATGTCGCGCCGAGCGAGCGTGCTGCAGCGTGCGGCGAGCAGCGAGCAGCGGCGTCGGTGACGACAGCGCCGGCCCGCCGACGAGCTGCCGCGACTCTACCACCGCGCCGCGGTACACACGGCCCCAGCGTAACGAGCTCAATTGATGAACGAACGGAAACGTGTCCAATTAGAAggaggcggcgggcgcggcggcggaggcggcggcggcggcgggcgcgagtGTCGCCCCCGCGCGCCGCATTAACCAGATTAGCCGCGCGCCGCTCGCGCCTCGCGCCCCGCGCCCGCCAGCGCGAGCGGCGCGCGAGGTGTGGCGGCGGCGGACACCTCGCCCGCGACGAAAAACAACGCTCGGCGGCGCCGCGGCCCGCCCGCCGCTAGCGCGCGGGCCACGGCGGGTGCCGGCGGGCGACGGGGCGCCGCGCGGCGCGCCAttgggcggcgcgcggcgggaGGGGTGTCGGACGCGGCGCCGCCGGCGGCCAGTCGTTTGACGCGTGCCGCGCGAGCGGGTGTCGCCACGGGACGAGCCGGGACGATCCGCGTGAGCGACGGTCGCCAGGTGTCGCCCCCGAGCCGCCGCCGGCGCGTTATGGACGTTGCATGAGCGGGCGCGCGCGCGACCGCTGGAGCCGACGGGCACGGGTGCCGTGGAGCGCGCGCCGTGGGCCCCGGGCGGCGCGGGCATGCGCTTCGAGGGCGCGGAGCGGCGCGACGCCGTCGCCTTCCATCCGCTGCTGGCGCCGCGGCCGAGCGACTTCTCGGTGTCGGCGCTGCTGACGGCGGGcgcgctgccgccgccgccgtaCCTGCCGGCCGCTCTCGCCGCCGCCGCAGCGCTGTCCGCGCCCTGTCCGCTGCTCaagccgccaccgccgccgtaCGCGCCGCTGCCTCCCGACGACGACGGCGTCGTCGACGACCCCAAGGTTACGCTCGAAGGCAAGGACCTCTGGGAGAAGTTCCACAAGCTGGGCACCGAGATGGTGATCACCAAGAGTGGCAGGTCAGTACGGCCCCCGGCACCGCTGCCCCGCACTGTTGCTCGTCACTGTCGTCGCTGTGATACGTGCTCGCGCTGTTGCAATGTTGTCGCGGAGGTGTTAGTGTTGTGTGTGCGTACAGCGTACGGTACGGTAGTACTAGCGAGCGCCGACGCCGGTAAGTGACGATGCGGCCTGCGCCACTAGGCGACCACATGGACTTGTTTACAAGTGGCTCGCGCCCGGCCGCTGCGCCGTATGTTTC includes the following:
- the LOC119188846 gene encoding translation initiation factor IF-2-like; amino-acid sequence: MPAPPGAHGARSTAPVPVGSSGRARARSCNVHNAPAAARGRHLATVAHADRPGSSRGDTRSRGTRQTTGRRRRRVRHPSRRAPPNGAPRGAPSPAGTRRGPRASGGRAAAPPSVVFRRGRGVRRRHTSRAARAGGRGARGASGARLIWLMRRAGATLAPAAAAASAAAPAASF